A region of Pasteurellaceae bacterium Orientalotternb1 DNA encodes the following proteins:
- a CDS encoding 16S rRNA (guanine(966)-N(2))-methyltransferase RsmD — MKKNRNFVQSQPMGEVRVIAGLWRGRKLPVLNADGLRPTTDRVKETLFNWLMMDVPNARCLDCFAGSGSLGIEALSRQAQAVTFLEKFANAANQLKKNLTNLKTDKGTVHHTDSLQFLAQKNSGEPFDIVFVDPPFHHNFVPQVLPHLAQNGWLASNALIYVETEKNHPPLELPEPWQVIKEKAAGMVVSRLIKVG, encoded by the coding sequence ATGAAAAAAAATCGAAATTTCGTGCAATCACAACCGATGGGTGAAGTGCGGGTCATTGCAGGTTTGTGGCGGGGGCGAAAGTTGCCTGTGCTGAATGCCGATGGCTTACGCCCAACCACCGACCGAGTGAAAGAAACGCTGTTTAACTGGTTGATGATGGACGTGCCGAACGCACGTTGTCTAGATTGTTTTGCGGGCAGTGGCTCACTTGGCATTGAAGCCCTTTCCCGCCAAGCACAAGCGGTCACTTTCTTAGAAAAATTTGCCAATGCGGCCAATCAGCTCAAAAAGAATTTAACCAACCTAAAAACAGATAAAGGCACCGTCCATCACACCGACAGCTTACAATTTCTGGCACAGAAAAACAGCGGCGAACCTTTTGATATTGTGTTTGTTGATCCCCCGTTTCACCATAATTTCGTCCCGCAAGTACTGCCTCACCTCGCCCAAAATGGCTGGCTGGCGAGCAACGCTTTAATTTATGTTGAAACCGAAAAAAATCACCCGCCCCTTGAACTCCCTGAACCATGGCAAGTGATTAAAGAAAAAGCGGCAGGAATGGTGGTAAGCAGGTTGATAAAAGTTGGTTGA
- a CDS encoding glucosamine-6-phosphate deaminase, which translates to MRLVPLDCADQVSRWAARYIADKINAFQPTTDKPFVLGLPTGSTPQKTYKELIKLYQAGEVSFKNVVTFNMDEYVGLPADHPESYHTFMHENFFNHIDIPAENINLLDGMAEDVDAECERYEAKMKSYGKVHLFMGGVGVDGHIAFNEPASSLSSRTRIKTLTEDTLIANSRFFNHDVNQVPKFALTVGVGTLLDAEEVLILVTGHNKALALQACVEGPVNHLWTISALQLHRRAVVVCDEPATQELKVKTVKYFKQLEQNVAR; encoded by the coding sequence ATGCGTTTAGTTCCTTTAGATTGTGCAGATCAAGTCAGTCGCTGGGCTGCTCGTTATATTGCAGATAAAATCAATGCGTTCCAGCCAACTACAGACAAGCCGTTTGTGTTGGGCTTGCCAACGGGTAGTACGCCACAAAAAACCTATAAAGAATTGATTAAACTTTACCAAGCAGGTGAAGTGAGTTTCAAAAATGTCGTGACCTTCAATATGGATGAATACGTTGGCTTGCCAGCCGATCACCCAGAAAGTTATCACACCTTTATGCACGAAAATTTCTTTAATCATATTGATATTCCTGCGGAAAATATCAATTTGCTTGACGGTATGGCAGAAGATGTCGATGCGGAATGCGAACGTTACGAAGCAAAAATGAAATCCTACGGCAAAGTACATCTCTTTATGGGCGGCGTGGGTGTAGATGGTCATATTGCATTCAACGAACCCGCATCATCACTCAGCTCTCGTACTCGTATCAAAACCCTAACGGAAGATACGCTTATCGCAAATTCACGTTTCTTCAATCACGATGTAAACCAAGTGCCAAAATTTGCGTTAACCGTGGGCGTCGGTACTTTATTAGATGCTGAAGAAGTGTTGATTTTAGTAACAGGTCACAACAAAGCCTTGGCATTGCAAGCCTGTGTGGAAGGTCCTGTAAACCATTTGTGGACAATCAGTGCATTGCAACTGCATCGTCGTGCAGTGGTGGTGTGTGATGAACCTGCAACACAAGAATTAAAAGTGAAAACCGTTAAATATTTCAAACAGTTAGAACAAAATGTGGCTCGCTAA
- a CDS encoding N-acetylglucosamine-6-phosphate deacetylase, which translates to MNHYALTNAVIYTGEKVLYQHAVIVKDDRIDAVLHQNKVPTDLPQIDLNGANLSAGFIDLQLNGCGGVMFNEETTVRTLEIMQETNLKSGTTSYLPTFITSSDEGMKEAVKVMRDYLAKYKNQALGLHLEGPYLSVAKKGVHRPDFIREASGEMIDFLCKNGDVITKLTLAAENPTADHIAKFVDAGIIVSVGHSNATYQQTKERISQGIGFATHLHNAMSPVSSGRDGGVVGAVLDSDIYAGIIVDGYHVDWGNVRIAKKAKGDKLVIVTDAVAPAGTDMEYFIFVGKKVTVKDGRCVDEFGSLGGAAITMIESIRNMTQHTDLSLAEILRMCTLYPARAIHVEDQLGSIEAGKIANLAAFDNQFNVLGTAVNGEWKAN; encoded by the coding sequence ATGAATCACTATGCCTTAACTAACGCCGTGATCTACACGGGTGAAAAGGTGCTATATCAACACGCCGTGATTGTCAAAGACGATCGCATTGATGCTGTGCTACATCAAAATAAGGTACCAACCGATCTGCCCCAAATCGATCTCAACGGAGCGAATTTATCCGCTGGTTTTATCGATCTTCAACTCAACGGCTGCGGCGGGGTCATGTTTAACGAAGAAACCACCGTTCGCACCCTTGAAATTATGCAAGAAACGAACTTGAAATCGGGTACGACAAGCTATTTACCGACCTTCATTACATCATCAGACGAAGGAATGAAAGAAGCAGTTAAAGTGATGCGTGATTATTTGGCGAAATACAAAAATCAAGCATTAGGCTTGCATTTAGAAGGTCCGTATCTGAGCGTGGCAAAAAAAGGGGTACACCGTCCTGATTTCATTCGTGAAGCAAGCGGTGAGATGATCGACTTTCTTTGCAAAAATGGCGATGTGATCACCAAACTCACCTTAGCCGCTGAAAACCCAACGGCAGACCATATTGCGAAATTTGTCGATGCAGGCATTATCGTTTCTGTGGGACACTCAAATGCGACTTACCAACAAACCAAAGAACGCATCTCCCAAGGCATCGGCTTTGCCACTCACTTACACAACGCAATGTCGCCAGTTAGCTCAGGGCGTGATGGTGGCGTGGTCGGTGCAGTGTTAGACAGCGACATCTACGCAGGCATTATCGTGGACGGCTACCATGTCGATTGGGGCAACGTCCGCATCGCCAAAAAAGCCAAAGGCGATAAATTAGTGATCGTCACTGACGCCGTTGCACCAGCGGGAACGGATATGGAATACTTCATTTTCGTGGGCAAAAAAGTAACCGTGAAAGACGGGCGTTGTGTCGATGAATTTGGCAGCCTTGGCGGTGCGGCGATTACGATGATCGAATCGATCCGCAATATGACCCAACACACCGATCTTTCTCTCGCCGAAATCCTACGGATGTGTACCCTTTACCCAGCTCGTGCGATCCATGTTGAAGATCAACTCGGATCCATTGAAGCAGGCAAAATTGCCAACCTTGCTGCGTTCGACAATCAATTCAATGTACTCGGTACCGCAGTGAACGGGGAATGGAAAGCAAACTAA
- a CDS encoding 50S ribosomal protein L21 has product MYAVFQSGGKQHRVSEGQVVRLEKLEVATGEKVEFDSVLMVVNGEDVKIGTPVVAGGKVVAEVVSHGRGEKVKIVKFRRRKHSRKQQGHRQWFTEVKITGIQA; this is encoded by the coding sequence ATGTACGCAGTTTTCCAAAGTGGCGGCAAACAACACCGAGTAAGCGAAGGTCAAGTTGTTCGTTTAGAGAAACTTGAAGTTGCAACTGGTGAAAAAGTTGAGTTCGACTCAGTGTTAATGGTCGTTAATGGTGAAGATGTTAAAATCGGTACCCCAGTCGTTGCTGGTGGTAAAGTAGTAGCGGAAGTAGTTTCACACGGTCGTGGCGAGAAAGTTAAAATCGTTAAATTCCGTCGTCGTAAACACAGCCGTAAGCAACAAGGTCATCGTCAGTGGTTCACAGAAGTGAAAATCACTGGGATTCAAGCATAA
- a CDS encoding 50S ribosomal protein L27: MATKKAGGSTRNGRDSEAKRLGVKRFGGESVLAGSIIVRQRGTKFHAGNNVGMGKDHTLFATADGKVKFEVKGEKSRKYVSIIAD; encoded by the coding sequence ATGGCAACTAAAAAAGCTGGTGGTTCAACTCGTAACGGTCGTGATTCTGAAGCTAAACGCCTTGGTGTTAAACGTTTCGGTGGCGAGTCTGTTTTAGCAGGTAGCATTATCGTTCGTCAACGTGGTACTAAATTCCATGCTGGTAACAATGTTGGTATGGGTAAAGACCACACTTTATTCGCAACTGCTGATGGTAAAGTTAAATTTGAAGTGAAAGGCGAAAAAAGCCGTAAATACGTTAGCATCATCGCTGACTAA
- the obgE gene encoding GTPase ObgE (ObgE; essential GTPase; exhibits high exchange rate for GTP/GDP; associates with 50S ribosomal subunit; involved in regulation of chromosomal replication) yields MKFIDEALIRVEAGDGGNGCVSFRREKFIPKGGPDGGDGGDGGDVYLIADENLNTLIDYRFEKRFAAGRGENGRSAGCTGHRGNDITLRVPVGTRAIDNDTQEVIGDLTKHGMKMLVAKGGYHGLGNTRFKSSVNRAPRQKTNGTPGEKRDLLLELMLLADVGMLGLPNAGKSTFIRAVSAAKPKVADYPFTTLVPSLGVARVGSDRSFVVADIPGLIEGAAEGAGLGIRFLKHLERCRVLIHLVDILPIDESDPAQNISVIESELYQYSEKLAEKPQWLVFNKIDTIGEEAARERAEEICAEIGWEGDFYLISAVTGEGVPALTRDIMDFIEANPRLEAEEKAADEVVFKWDDYHQQAMQNPITEDDWDDLDDDDWTEEDDEGVEIIYKP; encoded by the coding sequence ATGAAATTTATTGATGAAGCCCTGATCCGTGTGGAAGCAGGCGATGGTGGTAACGGCTGTGTGAGCTTCCGCCGTGAGAAATTCATTCCAAAAGGCGGTCCAGACGGTGGTGATGGCGGCGATGGTGGTGATGTCTATTTAATCGCCGATGAAAACTTAAACACGTTAATCGACTACCGCTTTGAAAAACGCTTTGCCGCTGGGCGAGGTGAAAATGGTCGCAGTGCGGGCTGTACGGGGCATCGTGGCAACGATATCACCTTACGTGTCCCCGTTGGAACCCGTGCAATCGACAACGACACCCAAGAAGTGATTGGCGATTTAACCAAGCACGGTATGAAAATGTTGGTGGCAAAAGGCGGCTACCACGGTTTAGGCAACACCCGTTTTAAGTCGTCAGTAAACCGTGCCCCACGCCAAAAAACCAACGGCACCCCAGGTGAAAAACGTGACTTGCTGTTAGAGCTGATGTTGCTCGCTGATGTAGGTATGTTAGGCTTGCCGAATGCAGGTAAATCGACCTTTATTCGTGCCGTGTCTGCCGCCAAGCCGAAAGTGGCAGACTATCCATTCACCACGCTCGTGCCTAGTTTAGGCGTGGCTCGTGTCGGTTCCGACCGCAGTTTCGTGGTGGCGGATATTCCAGGGCTGATCGAAGGTGCTGCGGAAGGGGCGGGCTTAGGGATCCGCTTCTTGAAACACTTAGAGCGTTGCCGTGTGTTGATCCACTTAGTCGATATTTTGCCGATCGACGAAAGCGATCCCGCACAAAACATTTCGGTGATTGAGTCTGAACTCTATCAATACAGCGAAAAACTGGCGGAAAAACCACAATGGCTCGTGTTCAACAAAATCGACACCATCGGTGAAGAAGCTGCTCGTGAACGAGCCGAAGAAATCTGTGCGGAAATCGGTTGGGAAGGCGATTTCTACCTGATTTCTGCGGTAACGGGCGAAGGTGTGCCAGCCCTCACTCGTGATATTATGGATTTCATCGAAGCCAACCCTCGTCTTGAAGCGGAAGAAAAAGCCGCTGACGAAGTGGTGTTCAAATGGGACGACTATCACCAACAAGCGATGCAAAACCCAATCACCGAAGACGATTGGGACGATCTCGACGACGATGATTGGACAGAAGAAGATGACGAAGGCGTAGAGATTATCTACAAGCCATAA
- a CDS encoding Trk system potassium transport protein TrkA, translated as MKIIILGAGQVGATLAENLANDDNDITIIDDDEARLGKLQDKHDLQVIKGNAASPRSLREAGASDADLLVAVTNSDESNMIACQIAYTLFNIPTKIARIRNPDYVRERDALFNNKVLPIDHIIAPELLVTKEILRLIDYPGALQVAHFADDLVSLVSVKAYYGGPLVGYPISALTDHLPHIETRIVSIFRQEKAFVPQGSTIIEAGDEVFFICATQHIKAVMAELQRLEKPHKRVMIVGGGNVGTALAKSLEEKCSVKLIERNPDKAAKLAEKLSNTLILCGDASDQELLFEEHIENVDLFLALTSDDEANIMSSLLAKRLGAKKAIVLVQRMAYLHLIQGGTIDIALSPQQATISALSSHVRKGDVVKVASFKQGLVEGIEVIAHGDNQSSKVVGRKVKEIKLPQGAIIGAIVRNHEVLIAHKSTEIRENDRMILLVNDKKHVSEIEKLFQISSFFL; from the coding sequence ATGAAAATTATCATTTTAGGGGCAGGGCAAGTGGGGGCGACATTGGCGGAAAACCTCGCCAATGACGACAATGACATCACCATTATTGACGACGATGAAGCCCGTTTAGGCAAACTGCAAGACAAGCACGATTTACAGGTCATCAAAGGCAATGCAGCATCGCCTCGTAGCTTGCGAGAAGCAGGGGCGAGTGATGCGGACTTGCTGGTTGCCGTCACCAACAGCGATGAAAGCAATATGATCGCTTGCCAGATCGCCTACACCTTGTTCAACATTCCGACCAAAATCGCCCGCATTCGCAACCCCGATTATGTACGGGAGCGGGATGCGTTGTTTAACAACAAAGTGCTACCGATCGACCATATCATCGCCCCTGAATTGTTGGTAACGAAAGAAATTCTGCGTCTGATTGACTACCCTGGGGCGTTGCAAGTTGCCCATTTCGCCGATGACTTGGTCAGCCTAGTCAGCGTTAAAGCCTACTACGGCGGCCCTTTGGTGGGCTATCCGATTTCAGCATTGACCGATCATCTTCCCCATATTGAAACCCGTATCGTTTCAATCTTCCGCCAAGAAAAAGCCTTTGTGCCGCAAGGCTCAACCATTATCGAAGCAGGCGATGAAGTCTTCTTTATCTGTGCCACGCAACATATCAAAGCGGTAATGGCGGAGCTGCAACGGCTAGAAAAACCGCACAAACGGGTGATGATTGTCGGCGGGGGAAACGTAGGTACGGCATTGGCAAAAAGTTTGGAAGAGAAATGCAGTGTCAAACTGATTGAACGAAATCCCGACAAGGCGGCTAAACTTGCCGAGAAGTTGTCTAACACTTTGATTTTGTGCGGAGATGCCTCCGATCAAGAGCTATTGTTTGAAGAGCATATCGAAAATGTCGATCTGTTTTTAGCTCTGACTAGCGATGATGAAGCGAATATTATGTCGTCTTTGCTTGCCAAGCGTTTGGGGGCGAAAAAAGCGATTGTGTTGGTGCAGCGAATGGCGTATTTGCACCTTATTCAAGGCGGCACGATCGATATTGCTCTTTCTCCACAACAAGCTACTATTTCGGCACTCTCTAGCCATGTTCGCAAAGGCGATGTAGTGAAAGTAGCGTCGTTTAAACAAGGCTTGGTGGAAGGAATTGAAGTGATCGCCCACGGCGATAATCAATCGTCTAAAGTGGTGGGGCGAAAAGTCAAAGAGATTAAGTTACCGCAAGGGGCGATCATCGGGGCAATTGTCCGCAACCACGAGGTGCTTATTGCCCATAAATCGACCGAAATCCGCGAAAATGACCGCATGATTTTGCTAGTAAATGACAAAAAACACGTCAGTGAAATCGAGAAATTATTCCAAATTAGCTCGTTTTTCCTTTAA
- a CDS encoding 16S rRNA (cytosine(967)-C(5))-methyltransferase, giving the protein MKKYPPRAVAAQMILQVLDEGKSLSALIPEYTSQVESKDLPLVQEMAFGICRVLPRLEKIIAQLVEKPLKGKTRLVHCLLLVGLYQLLYMRVPTFAAVDEVVHATKSLKLDSFRALTNGVLRRFLREQETILAKVDKNWDTLHPDWLVNKLKKAYPMTASPNWREIVEANNQRPPMWIRVNPTHSSVADYAAALGERVSTELCLTAPPCALRLNSPQAVSSLPNFANGGATVQDAHAQWSALLLEAQNGELILDACAAPGGKTTHILERAPKAKVVALDIENSRLQRVKENLTRLGQTAEVICGDASQPEQWLADGVMFDRILLDAPCSATGVIRRHPDIKWLRKESDIAELAALQGRILKALWQRLKPNGVLLYVTCSVMPEENGEQIQRFIQQTADAELVEMAFNGERATMKQFVPSENGGDGFFYAKLIKKAG; this is encoded by the coding sequence GTGAAAAAATACCCCCCTCGTGCCGTGGCGGCACAAATGATTTTACAAGTGCTGGATGAAGGCAAATCGCTCTCTGCGTTAATTCCTGAATACACGTCTCAAGTGGAAAGCAAAGACTTACCGCTTGTGCAAGAAATGGCTTTTGGTATCTGCCGAGTTTTGCCACGTTTGGAAAAAATCATCGCACAATTAGTCGAGAAACCGCTGAAAGGCAAAACTCGTTTGGTGCATTGTCTGTTGCTTGTTGGGCTGTATCAGCTACTTTATATGCGAGTGCCTACCTTTGCAGCCGTTGATGAAGTGGTCCATGCCACGAAATCGCTGAAATTGGATAGTTTCCGAGCTTTAACGAATGGCGTGCTTCGCCGTTTTTTGCGAGAGCAAGAGACAATTTTGGCGAAAGTCGATAAAAATTGGGATACGCTACACCCCGATTGGTTGGTGAACAAGCTGAAAAAAGCCTATCCGATGACCGCAAGTCCAAATTGGCGGGAAATTGTTGAGGCGAACAATCAGCGTCCACCGATGTGGATTCGGGTCAATCCTACCCATTCTAGCGTAGCGGATTATGCGGCTGCCCTTGGCGAAAGGGTTTCAACCGAACTTTGCCTGACCGCACCGCCTTGTGCCTTGCGGTTGAACTCGCCACAAGCGGTCAGTTCCTTACCGAATTTTGCAAATGGCGGGGCGACGGTGCAAGATGCTCACGCACAGTGGTCAGCCTTGCTGCTTGAAGCTCAAAATGGCGAACTGATTTTAGATGCCTGTGCTGCTCCAGGGGGCAAAACCACCCACATTTTAGAGCGAGCACCTAAAGCGAAAGTGGTGGCGTTAGATATCGAAAACAGCCGTCTGCAACGGGTGAAAGAGAATCTGACTCGCCTTGGGCAAACGGCAGAGGTGATTTGTGGCGATGCCAGCCAGCCCGAACAGTGGCTGGCGGACGGCGTGATGTTCGATCGCATTCTGCTCGATGCCCCTTGTTCTGCCACGGGCGTGATTCGCCGTCACCCTGATATTAAATGGCTACGTAAAGAGAGCGACATTGCCGAACTGGCGGCGTTGCAAGGGCGAATTTTGAAGGCGTTATGGCAACGACTTAAACCCAATGGAGTGTTGTTGTATGTGACTTGTTCGGTAATGCCTGAAGAAAATGGCGAACAAATTCAACGTTTTATTCAGCAAACGGCAGACGCAGAATTAGTCGAAATGGCGTTTAACGGCGAACGAGCCACAATGAAACAGTTTGTGCCGAGCGAAAACGGCGGCGACGGTTTTTTCTATGCGAAATTGATTAAAAAAGCAGGTTGA
- a CDS encoding methionyl-tRNA formyltransferase: protein MKKLNIIFAGTPDFAATHLQALLNSDHNVVAVYTQPDKPAGRGKKLQASPVKQLAETHQIPVYQPKSLRKEEAQAELKALNADVMVVVAYGLILPEAVLNAFPYGCLNVHGSLLPRWRGAAPIQRAIWAGDGETGITIMQMDVGLDTGDMLHKVVYPIEPKETSASLYAKLADLAPNALLEVLNGLVSGQFVPEKQQDERANYAEKLTKEEAKLDWELTASQLERNIRAFNPAPIAYLTLDVNGVEERVKVYQADVLPHQLKPAGTVLVADKNGIQIATADGVLNITELQPQGKKPMSVQDFLNGRGEWFKLGEIIS, encoded by the coding sequence ATGAAAAAACTAAATATCATCTTCGCTGGTACACCTGATTTTGCGGCAACGCATTTACAGGCGTTACTGAATTCAGACCACAATGTGGTGGCGGTTTATACCCAGCCCGACAAACCTGCGGGGCGGGGCAAAAAATTACAAGCCAGCCCCGTTAAGCAGTTGGCAGAAACTCACCAAATTCCCGTTTATCAACCGAAATCACTACGCAAAGAAGAGGCCCAAGCCGAGTTAAAGGCGTTGAATGCCGATGTGATGGTGGTGGTGGCGTATGGCTTGATTTTGCCTGAAGCCGTGCTGAATGCTTTCCCTTACGGTTGCCTGAATGTACACGGCTCATTACTGCCCCGTTGGCGTGGGGCGGCACCGATCCAGCGTGCGATTTGGGCGGGCGATGGCGAAACGGGCATCACCATTATGCAGATGGACGTGGGCTTAGACACGGGCGATATGTTGCACAAAGTAGTCTACCCGATTGAGCCGAAAGAAACGTCCGCCAGTTTATATGCCAAACTTGCCGACCTTGCCCCCAATGCGTTGTTAGAAGTGCTTAACGGCTTAGTTAGCGGTCAGTTCGTGCCCGAAAAACAGCAAGACGAACGGGCGAACTACGCCGAGAAGCTCACCAAAGAAGAGGCAAAATTAGACTGGGAACTGACCGCTAGCCAACTGGAACGCAACATTCGAGCCTTCAATCCCGCCCCGATCGCCTACTTAACCCTTGATGTCAATGGCGTGGAAGAGCGGGTGAAAGTCTATCAAGCGGACGTGCTACCCCATCAGCTCAAACCTGCTGGCACGGTACTTGTTGCCGATAAAAACGGCATTCAAATTGCCACGGCTGACGGCGTTCTGAATATCACTGAATTGCAACCCCAAGGCAAAAAGCCGATGAGCGTGCAAGACTTTCTCAACGGACGGGGGGAATGGTTTAAGTTAGGAGAAATTATTTCGTGA
- a CDS encoding universal stress protein UspA yields MYNKLLIAIDLNDLNSAKFVVETALNITAHNPDAIYRVVTIIEPIDDSFIASFLPKNFDKSVIAEANKALHDFTQAHFPAGSKVQHIVAHGTIYEEINRIAEEKSVDLIVMLASSKPNAKGLSSNTVKVARYSNKPILILR; encoded by the coding sequence ATGTACAACAAACTACTCATTGCCATTGATCTGAACGATCTCAACAGTGCCAAATTTGTGGTAGAAACGGCACTGAATATCACCGCCCACAATCCCGATGCGATCTATCGGGTGGTCACCATTATTGAGCCGATTGACGACAGTTTTATCGCCTCATTTTTACCCAAGAATTTCGATAAATCCGTGATCGCTGAAGCCAATAAAGCGTTGCACGATTTCACCCAAGCCCATTTTCCTGCGGGTTCCAAAGTACAGCATATTGTGGCTCATGGCACAATTTACGAAGAAATCAACCGCATCGCCGAAGAGAAATCGGTGGATCTCATTGTGATGCTCGCCAGCAGTAAACCAAATGCGAAAGGCTTGAGTTCAAACACAGTGAAAGTCGCCCGTTACAGCAACAAACCGATTTTGATTTTACGATAA
- a CDS encoding C4-dicarboxylate ABC transporter substrate-binding protein, with protein sequence MKKFLKLSLLATLATTAMSAQAEEKFITIGTGGQTGVYYVVGQSICQLVNRDTAKTQVKCNAPSTGGSVANLNSIADKQMDMGIAQSDWQFHAYNGSSSFEGKKNDKLRAIFSIHPEPFTVMARDDSGIKSFDDLKGKRVNVGDPGSGTRATMNVILNAKGWTDKEFKVASELKPSEMASVMCDNNLDAITYNVGHPNGALKEAAASCDAHLVPVTGEAVDKLVADHAYYAKATIPGGLYKGTDNPVDSFGVYATLVTSADVDNDKVYAVVKAVFDNFARFKRLHPAFENLKEEEMIKNALSAPLHEGAVRYYKEKGWLK encoded by the coding sequence ATGAAAAAATTCTTAAAACTTTCGTTATTAGCCACCCTTGCCACTACCGCAATGTCGGCACAAGCGGAAGAGAAATTCATCACCATCGGAACAGGCGGTCAAACAGGCGTTTACTATGTGGTGGGTCAATCCATCTGCCAATTGGTAAATCGTGATACAGCCAAAACGCAAGTGAAATGTAACGCCCCATCAACAGGTGGCTCGGTAGCGAACCTAAACTCAATCGCGGATAAACAAATGGATATGGGGATTGCTCAATCCGACTGGCAATTCCACGCTTACAACGGTTCAAGCTCTTTTGAAGGCAAGAAAAACGACAAACTTCGTGCGATTTTCTCTATCCACCCAGAACCCTTTACCGTAATGGCTCGTGATGATTCGGGCATTAAATCGTTCGATGATTTGAAAGGCAAACGGGTGAACGTGGGCGACCCAGGTTCAGGCACTCGTGCCACAATGAATGTGATTTTGAACGCCAAAGGTTGGACAGATAAAGAGTTTAAAGTCGCTTCAGAATTAAAACCGTCAGAAATGGCATCGGTGATGTGCGACAACAACTTAGATGCGATTACTTACAATGTGGGACACCCAAATGGTGCGTTAAAAGAAGCGGCAGCCTCTTGTGATGCTCACTTAGTGCCAGTTACGGGTGAAGCCGTTGATAAATTAGTAGCAGACCACGCCTATTACGCCAAAGCGACTATCCCAGGTGGCTTATACAAAGGCACTGACAACCCAGTAGACAGTTTCGGCGTTTATGCCACCCTTGTAACGTCTGCGGACGTGGATAACGACAAAGTGTATGCGGTGGTGAAAGCCGTCTTCGATAACTTCGCCCGTTTTAAACGTTTACACCCAGCCTTTGAAAATCTCAAAGAAGAAGAGATGATCAAAAACGCCCTATCTGCCCCACTTCACGAAGGTGCGGTGCGTTATTACAAAGAGAAAGGTTGGTTGAAATAA
- a CDS encoding YigZ family protein, whose product MQFFIPHSEVIFEEEIKKSRFITYLRHTQGIDQAKAFWAEMKAQHPNARHHCWACVAGSPNNSQQYGFSDDGEPSGTAGKPMLNTLLGSGLGEISAVVVRYYGGILLGTGGLVKAYGNGVQQALMQLDTIRKVLRESYRLQCDYDQFHSIQNLIEQRDIELIDQQFGERIELTLGINPNQLLETQQEITQRFAGQLSLQAV is encoded by the coding sequence ATGCAGTTTTTTATTCCCCACAGCGAAGTGATTTTTGAAGAAGAGATCAAAAAGAGCCGTTTTATTACTTATTTACGCCATACACAAGGAATTGATCAAGCCAAAGCCTTTTGGGCCGAAATGAAGGCTCAACACCCAAACGCTCGCCACCATTGTTGGGCGTGTGTCGCAGGCTCACCGAATAATTCACAACAGTACGGCTTTTCCGATGATGGCGAACCTTCAGGCACGGCAGGCAAGCCGATGTTAAACACCTTACTCGGTAGCGGTTTGGGCGAAATTAGTGCAGTGGTGGTGCGTTATTACGGCGGGATTTTGCTCGGTACAGGCGGGTTAGTTAAAGCCTATGGCAATGGCGTGCAACAAGCCCTGATGCAGCTCGACACCATTCGCAAAGTATTGCGAGAAAGTTACCGCTTGCAGTGCGATTACGACCAATTCCACAGCATTCAGAATTTGATCGAGCAACGAGATATTGAGTTAATTGATCAGCAATTCGGGGAGAGAATCGAATTAACTCTTGGCATCAACCCGAATCAACTACTTGAAACTCAACAGGAAATCACCCAACGCTTTGCGGGTCAGTTGAGCTTACAAGCGGTCTGA
- a CDS encoding membrane protein insertion efficiency factor YidD gives MATPHSPRPTSSQRPSLIAYLLLGIVHFYRYAISPLLAPRCRFYPTCSQYALDAIRIHGGLKGGWLALKRIARCHPLSEGGEDPVPPKSECGCCKKSSKSDRL, from the coding sequence ATGGCAACGCCACATTCGCCTCGCCCAACAAGCTCGCAAAGACCCAGCCTAATCGCTTATTTGTTGCTTGGTATTGTTCATTTTTATCGCTATGCGATAAGCCCTTTGCTTGCCCCCCGCTGCCGTTTTTATCCAACCTGCTCCCAATATGCCCTTGATGCGATTCGTATTCACGGCGGTCTGAAAGGCGGTTGGCTTGCATTAAAACGGATCGCCCGTTGTCATCCGTTGAGCGAAGGCGGGGAAGATCCCGTCCCACCAAAATCGGAGTGTGGCTGTTGCAAAAAATCGTCAAAATCAGACCGCTTGTAA